A portion of the Mycobacterium paraseoulense genome contains these proteins:
- a CDS encoding Rid family hydrolase translates to MSKAEFFDTPGYGEIARTRNHYRQALRIGDRIEISGQGGWDANFTLSTASLEDEIAKACDNVEKTLAEAGASWGDVVNVHSYHVPTADDSIGGQHMSVMVDQFRKRFGESLPLWTAVGVEALALPGQHVEIEVVAIVESGSK, encoded by the coding sequence GTGTCCAAAGCCGAATTTTTCGATACCCCCGGATACGGAGAGATCGCCCGTACCCGCAACCACTACCGCCAAGCTCTACGCATCGGCGATCGCATCGAGATCTCCGGCCAAGGCGGCTGGGACGCAAACTTCACCTTATCGACCGCATCCCTAGAGGACGAAATCGCCAAGGCGTGCGACAACGTCGAAAAGACCCTCGCTGAGGCAGGCGCCAGCTGGGGTGACGTCGTGAACGTCCACTCCTATCACGTCCCCACCGCCGACGATTCCATTGGTGGTCAACACATGTCGGTGATGGTGGACCAGTTCCGCAAGCGCTTCGGTGAAAGTCTGCCGCTGTGGACCGCGGTGGGTGTCGAGGCGCTCGCGCTGCCTGGCCAGCACGTCGAGATCGAGGTCGTAGCCATCGTCGAATCCGGTAGCAAGTAG
- a CDS encoding NADP-dependent oxidoreductase, translating to MELLDVDEPRRLAADEVLIDVRAAGVGNWDDIIRTGGWGIGAGPPMALGVEAAGVINAVGAEPSGFTVGDAVLCHPVPLRDQGTWAPFVIAPVGSLAHKPPEVSWETAAIFPVPALTAEQVVDEALALRDGETLLVNGAGGITGGLIVQLATLRGVDVLATASPHSADRVRGYGAREVIDYRDPMWPQRAKALASGSIDAVANAAPGGAAAAMTALAGGGRLATITPDPPAPTRGISVTAVYVRSDGTQLERLSALLASRRLSTPTPRSCGLDQAADALAHVVAGREPNGVVITRGISRS from the coding sequence GTGGAGTTGCTCGATGTGGACGAGCCGCGACGTTTGGCGGCCGACGAGGTCCTCATCGACGTTCGTGCCGCCGGGGTTGGCAACTGGGACGACATCATTCGCACCGGCGGTTGGGGCATTGGCGCGGGGCCGCCGATGGCGCTCGGCGTCGAGGCTGCCGGGGTCATCAACGCCGTTGGAGCCGAGCCGAGCGGTTTCACTGTGGGCGATGCCGTGCTGTGCCACCCCGTGCCGCTGCGCGACCAAGGCACGTGGGCGCCGTTTGTGATCGCACCCGTCGGATCGCTCGCCCACAAACCACCCGAGGTTTCGTGGGAGACCGCGGCGATCTTTCCGGTGCCGGCGTTGACTGCCGAGCAGGTGGTGGACGAGGCGTTGGCCCTCCGGGATGGAGAAACGTTGCTCGTCAATGGCGCGGGTGGAATCACCGGCGGGCTCATTGTCCAGCTGGCCACCCTGCGCGGGGTCGATGTGCTCGCCACCGCCAGTCCTCACAGCGCCGACCGCGTTCGTGGGTATGGCGCCCGGGAGGTAATCGACTACCGCGATCCGATGTGGCCGCAACGCGCAAAGGCGCTGGCGAGTGGTTCGATCGATGCCGTCGCAAACGCCGCGCCCGGGGGCGCTGCTGCGGCGATGACCGCGCTCGCCGGCGGCGGCCGGCTGGCCACCATCACGCCCGACCCACCCGCGCCCACCCGCGGCATCAGCGTGACCGCGGTTTACGTGCGTTCCGACGGCACCCAACTCGAGCGGCTGAGCGCCCTGCTCGCCTCCCGTCGCTTGAGCACGCCAACCCCGCGTAGCTGCGGCCTCGATCAGGCCGCCGACGCCCTCGCCCACGTCGTCGCGGGCCGCGAGCCCAACGGGGTGGTCATCACAAGAGGCATCTCGCGAAGTTAG
- a CDS encoding SDR family oxidoreductase has protein sequence MKIAVIGGRGLIGAKVVSKLSAQGHDVIPASRRSGVDSLTGEGLADAVTGVDVLVDVADSPLFDDEPVMHFFTTATANLLSAEQEAGVKHHVALSVVGAQVMPDSGYNTAKAAQENLIKDSGRPYSIVRATPFYEFAVGLADSATDGDVVRLPPALFRPIAADDVATAVARAAVGRPINGVTEIAGPEAMGMDAFVRTRLAAIGDQRRVVTDPQAPYFGAVIDDHTLAPDENATIFTTRYSDWIEAHSSGRN, from the coding sequence ATGAAGATCGCAGTCATTGGCGGCCGTGGGCTTATCGGCGCGAAAGTAGTGTCCAAGCTCAGCGCCCAGGGACACGACGTGATCCCCGCCTCACGTCGATCAGGTGTCGATTCGCTCACCGGTGAAGGCCTCGCCGACGCCGTCACCGGCGTGGATGTCCTGGTCGACGTCGCCGATTCGCCGTTGTTCGACGACGAACCCGTGATGCACTTCTTCACAACCGCCACCGCGAATCTCCTTTCTGCTGAACAGGAAGCAGGAGTCAAACACCACGTCGCGTTGTCGGTCGTGGGCGCGCAGGTCATGCCGGATAGCGGCTACAACACCGCGAAAGCAGCGCAGGAAAACTTGATCAAGGATTCGGGCCGGCCCTATTCGATCGTGCGAGCAACTCCGTTCTACGAATTCGCGGTTGGCTTGGCCGATTCGGCGACAGACGGAGACGTGGTCAGGTTGCCACCCGCGTTGTTTCGTCCTATCGCCGCCGACGACGTCGCCACCGCCGTAGCCCGCGCGGCCGTCGGACGCCCGATCAACGGAGTAACGGAGATCGCTGGGCCTGAAGCAATGGGGATGGACGCCTTTGTCCGCACGCGCCTCGCCGCCATTGGTGATCAGCGTCGGGTCGTGACCGATCCCCAGGCGCCATACTTCGGTGCGGTGATCGACGATCACACCCTTGCACCCGACGAGAACGCCACCATCTTCACCACTCGATACTCCGACTGGATCGAGGCGCACTCCAGCGGCCGCAATTAG
- a CDS encoding MFS transporter, with product MTLRDAAPTSRAMVVAVMVSMVAFLDSTVINLALPATEQDLGGGLALQQWIVDGYLLAMAATILPGGSISDLFGRVPVMRFGLLAFGAGSVLAAAAASPAMLITARLIQGLGAAFLVPGSLALINTVFDKAHRSAAIGVWTGWTGTAFALGPLLGGICVDYLGWRWIFVLSAVPMVVGLALTFWLCPMSGRVVGARVDTAGIGLSAVGLAATVYALIESQRYGWTNPMVITPSLIGVAALVGFVSWQHRSSHPLLPLPLFAFRNFAAANLVTAFVYGALTLGSLAIALYTQEIGGYSATAAGLATLPIPALSFVFAPYVGRIAARVGPRAFLIAGPALAGIGLLLIRPKPEGFHAITDLVPGMTVLAIGLVATITPLVSVTLASVPTEHSGLASAINNAVSRLAALISIGSIGLISFGTASATGFAHVLEFSATLFVLGAMCAALLITNPTHGCQPVPRDIAALCRDRPGVQPALAGSPLTASDASPSL from the coding sequence GTGACGTTGCGCGACGCGGCACCGACCAGCCGCGCGATGGTGGTGGCGGTGATGGTGTCAATGGTCGCGTTCCTCGACTCCACCGTGATCAACCTGGCCTTGCCGGCCACCGAGCAGGACCTCGGCGGCGGCCTGGCGCTGCAGCAATGGATCGTCGATGGCTACCTGCTGGCGATGGCGGCCACGATTCTGCCCGGGGGCTCCATCTCGGATCTGTTCGGACGCGTCCCGGTGATGCGGTTCGGGCTGTTGGCTTTTGGGGCGGGCTCGGTTCTGGCGGCGGCTGCCGCCTCACCGGCGATGCTGATCACCGCGCGCCTCATCCAGGGTTTGGGGGCGGCGTTCCTCGTCCCGGGCTCGCTTGCGTTGATCAACACGGTCTTCGACAAAGCGCACCGGTCCGCGGCGATCGGCGTCTGGACCGGGTGGACGGGAACAGCCTTCGCCTTGGGCCCCCTGCTGGGCGGAATATGCGTCGATTATCTGGGCTGGCGTTGGATTTTCGTGTTGTCAGCGGTCCCCATGGTGGTCGGGCTTGCGCTGACGTTCTGGCTGTGCCCGATGTCGGGACGGGTAGTAGGAGCCCGTGTCGATACCGCCGGGATTGGTCTATCGGCGGTAGGACTGGCCGCGACCGTGTATGCGTTGATCGAATCGCAACGTTACGGCTGGACCAATCCGATGGTCATCACACCCTCATTGATCGGAGTCGCCGCACTTGTCGGATTCGTGAGCTGGCAGCACCGCAGCAGTCACCCGCTGCTTCCGTTGCCGCTGTTCGCCTTTCGCAACTTCGCTGCCGCCAACCTGGTCACCGCATTCGTCTACGGCGCGTTGACGCTGGGATCGCTGGCCATCGCCCTCTACACCCAGGAAATCGGTGGCTACTCTGCCACCGCGGCCGGACTGGCCACCCTGCCCATCCCGGCGCTGTCGTTCGTGTTCGCCCCGTATGTCGGCCGCATCGCCGCGCGGGTGGGACCACGCGCATTCCTGATCGCCGGCCCCGCCTTGGCGGGGATCGGACTGCTGCTGATCCGCCCGAAGCCCGAGGGATTCCACGCGATCACCGACCTGGTCCCCGGGATGACCGTCCTGGCGATCGGGCTGGTCGCGACGATCACACCGCTTGTGTCGGTGACGCTGGCCTCGGTGCCGACCGAACACAGCGGCCTGGCGTCGGCGATCAACAACGCCGTCTCGCGGTTGGCCGCGCTGATATCGATCGGGTCCATCGGCCTGATCAGCTTCGGCACGGCGAGCGCTACCGGGTTCGCCCACGTATTAGAGTTCAGCGCAACACTATTCGTCTTGGGCGCGATGTGCGCCGCACTGTTGATAACCAATCCGACCCATGGATGCCAACCTGTGCCCCGCGACATCGCAGCGTTGTGCCGCGACCGGCCGGGTGTGCAACCAGCCCTGGCCGGTAGCCCCTTGACCGCGAGCGACGCATCACCTTCGCTGTAA
- a CDS encoding RidA family protein: MTTITRIRTGVADHVGEYADAVVVSAAGTQIFVSGTPEVREGGTLPEGFTDEARQCWASSPEALTETL; encoded by the coding sequence ATGACCACCATCACCCGGATCCGCACCGGAGTGGCCGATCACGTCGGCGAATACGCAGATGCTGTCGTCGTATCTGCCGCCGGTACACAGATTTTCGTCTCCGGAACCCCGGAAGTGCGCGAAGGCGGCACCCTCCCCGAGGGCTTCACCGACGAAGCCCGGCAGTGCTGGGCCAGTTCGCCTGAAGCTTTGACCGAGACGCTCTGA
- a CDS encoding alpha/beta fold hydrolase has translation MVIEIARPKLEGNIAVGEDRQIGFAEFGDPQGRAMFWFHGTPGARRQIPVEARVYAENHHIRLIGLDRPGTGSSTPHRYPNIRAFADDLGTIADTLGIDKMAVIGLSGGGPYALAAAAVLSDRVVAAGILGGVAPFLGDEGITSGLMNLGKRMAPLLKLGGDPLRIGASLVIRMIRPVANPGLLLYAAISPEGDRRLLTRPEFGAMFLDDLLNGSRKQLAAPFNDIILFTQDWGFRLDEVKVPVRWWHGDSDHIVPFAHGEHVVSLLPDCELIVLPGESHLGGLGRGEEILSTLTKIWDEQG, from the coding sequence ATGGTCATCGAGATCGCCCGCCCCAAGCTCGAAGGAAACATCGCCGTCGGCGAGGACCGCCAGATCGGCTTCGCCGAATTCGGCGACCCGCAGGGGCGGGCGATGTTCTGGTTCCACGGAACGCCCGGCGCCCGCCGGCAGATCCCGGTCGAGGCGCGCGTCTACGCCGAGAACCATCACATCCGCCTGATCGGCTTGGACCGCCCCGGAACCGGCTCCTCGACGCCCCACCGCTATCCGAACATTCGGGCCTTCGCCGACGACCTGGGCACCATCGCCGACACGCTGGGCATCGACAAGATGGCCGTCATCGGCCTGTCCGGCGGCGGCCCCTATGCGCTGGCGGCCGCCGCCGTGCTCTCCGATCGCGTCGTGGCGGCTGGCATCCTCGGCGGCGTCGCGCCCTTCCTCGGCGACGAGGGCATCACCAGCGGGCTGATGAACCTGGGCAAGCGGATGGCGCCCCTGCTGAAGCTGGGCGGCGATCCCCTGCGGATCGGCGCCAGTCTGGTCATCCGGATGATTCGACCGGTCGCGAACCCCGGGCTGCTGCTCTACGCCGCGATATCGCCCGAGGGCGACCGGCGCCTGCTGACCCGGCCGGAGTTCGGCGCCATGTTCCTCGACGACCTGCTCAACGGCAGCCGCAAGCAACTGGCGGCCCCGTTCAACGACATCATCCTGTTCACCCAGGACTGGGGATTCCGGCTCGACGAGGTCAAGGTCCCGGTCCGCTGGTGGCACGGCGACAGCGACCACATCGTGCCGTTCGCGCACGGCGAGCACGTCGTGTCCCTGCTGCCCGACTGCGAGCTGATCGTGCTGCCGGGCGAGAGCCACCTCGGCGGCCTGGGCCGCGGCGAGGAGATCCTGTCCACCCTGACGAAGATCTGGGACGAGCAAGGCTGA